Proteins from a genomic interval of Arachis hypogaea cultivar Tifrunner chromosome 10, arahy.Tifrunner.gnm2.J5K5, whole genome shotgun sequence:
- the LOC112717908 gene encoding uncharacterized protein, with the protein MKEYLGADTAVTIKVLQQPIEATYRFRLSYRKVWMAKPKSTMERTIALLKTSPIRVGDQVDESTMYFHHLFWTSPPCIKAFRHCKPLDSIDGTHLYSKYGGTLLLAIAQDENSNILSIAFALVERENAESWHNGIKAALEAPDSGWLPPHAYRDFCIRHVVAS; encoded by the exons ATGAAAGAGTACCTAGGAG CTGATACTGCAGTTACGATAAAGGTGTTGCAGCAACCTATAGAAGCAACCTATAGATTCAGACTTAGTTATAGGAAGGTCTGGATGGCGAAGCCGAAG TCCACCATGGAGAGAACCATCGCACTATTGAAGACTTCGCCGATTAGAGTTGGTGATCAGGTTGATGAATCTACCATGTACTTTCATCATCTTTTTTGGACATCCCCTCCTTGTATTAAAGCATTTCGACACTGCAAGCCACTGGACAGCATCGATGGCACTCACTTGTACAGCAAATATGGAGGTACTTTACTTTTGGCTATCGCGCAAGATGAAAACTCGAATATCTTGTCTATTGCATTTGCACTTGTGGAAAGGGAAAATGCGGAGTCCTG GCATAATGGCATCAAGGCTGCACTTGAGGCACCTGATAGTGGTTGGCTACCTCCTCATGCATATCGAGATTTTTGCATTCGTCATGTTGTAGCATCATGA
- the LOC112716354 gene encoding beta-glucuronosyltransferase GlcAT14A, producing the protein MKKFKNYYMHLRHQQQHQSVERKWVFPLAIGSLLSLFLLFLATLTSPSGGSILPFYRSITATSYSIFVESKLHVTPPSHLPPPPRLAYLISGSAGDGASVKRTLLALYHPNNRYVVHLDLEASKEERADLVEFVRSHALFRRFQNVRVIEKANLVTYRGPTMVANTLHAAAILLRESSDWDWFINLSASDYPLVTQDDLLHTFSYLPRDLNFIDHTSNIGWKDHQRARPIIVDPGLYMNKKQDVFWVTQRRSRPTAFKLFTGSAWMALSRSFIDYCIWGWDNLPRTALMYYTNFISSPEGYFHTVICNAQEFKNTTVNSDLHYISWDNPPKQHPHYLNLADMQKMVDSNAPFARKFHREDPVMDKIDAELLSRGPGMAVPGGWCIGSRENGTDPCTEIGNTTVLRPGPGAKRLETLISSLLSNESFRPRQCV; encoded by the exons atgaagaaattcaagaactACTACATGCACTTAAGGCACCAGCAGCAGCACCAATCAGTAGAAAGAAAATGGGTTTTCCCACTCGCAATCGGTTCCTTactctctctcttccttctcttccTCGCAACGCTGACGTCACCTTCCGGCGGTTCAATCCTCCCATTCTACCGCTCCATAACTGCCACGTCATACTCCATCTTTGTAGAATCCAAGCTCCACGTCACCCCTCCCTCCCACCTCCCTCCTCCGCCTCGCCTCGCCTACCTCATTTCCGGCTCCGCCGGCGACGGCGCCTCCGTCAAGCGGACTCTCCTCGCGCTCTACCACCCTAACAACCGTTACGTCGTGCATCTCGACCTTGAGGCATCGAAGGAGGAGCGTGCGGATCTGGTTGAGTTCGTTAGGAGCCACGCGCTTTTCCGAAGGTTCCAGAATGTGAGAGTGATCGAGAAAGCTAACCTTGTTACGTATCGAGGACCTACCATGGTGGCTAACACGCTCCACGCTGCCGCCATTCTCTTGAGAGAATCGAGTGACTGGGATTGGTTCATCAATCTCAGTGCCTCCGATTACCCCCTTGTTACTCAAGACG ATCTGCTGCACACGTTTTCGTACTTGCCTCGCGATCTCAATTTCATTGATCATACTAGTAATATTGGATGGAAAGA TCACCAGCGTGCAAGGCCAATAATTGTTGATCCCGGGTTGTACATGAACAAGAAGCAAGATGTGTTCTGGGTAACACAACGGAGAAGTAGGCCTACAGCATTCAAGCTTTTCACAG GTTCTGCTTGGATGGCACTCTCAAGATCATTCATTGATTACTGCATATGGGGCTGGGACAACCTGCCCCGGACTGCTCTTATGTACTACACGAATTTCATATCTTCCCCGGAAGGATACTTTCACACTGTTATCTGTAATGCTCAAGAGTTCAAGAACACAACAGTGAACAGCGATCTACATTACATTTCTTGGGACAATCCTCCCAAGCAGCATCCCCACTACCTTAATCTTGCGGACATGCAAAAGATGGTCGATAGCAATGCTCCCTTTGCGAGGAAGTTCCACAGAGAAGATCCAGTAATGGACAAAATTGATGCCGAGCTATTATCCAGAGGTCCTGGAATGGCTGTTCCAGGAGGGTGGTGCATAGGAAGCAGGGAGAATGGGACTGATCCCTGCACTGAAATTGGTAATACCACGGTCCTCAGGCCTGGCCCAGGTGCAAAAAGGCTCGAAACATTAATCAGCTCTTTATTGTCGAACGAAAGTTTCCGTCCAAGACAGTGTGTATGA